A single Pan troglodytes isolate AG18354 chromosome 19, NHGRI_mPanTro3-v2.0_pri, whole genome shotgun sequence DNA region contains:
- the SLC35G6 gene encoding solute carrier family 35 member G6 (The RefSeq protein has 1 substitution compared to this genomic sequence), whose amino-acid sequence MAGSHPYLNPPDSTHPPPPSAPPSLRWHQRCQPSDATNGLLVALVGGGLPAGFVGPLSRMAYQASNLPSLELLICRCLFHLPIALLLKLRGNPLLGPPDIRGRACFYALLNVLSIGCAYSAVQVVPAGNAATVRKGSSTVCSTVLTLCLESQGLSGYDWCGLLGSILGLIIIVGPGLWTLQEGITGVYTALGYVQAFMGGLALSLGLLVYRSLHFPSCLPTVAFLSGLVGLLGSVPGLFVLQTPVLPSDLLSWSCVRAVGILALVSFTCVSYAVTKAHPALVCTVLHSEVVVALILQYYMLHETVAPSDIVGAGVVLGSIAIITARNLSCEREGKVEE is encoded by the exons ATG GCTGGCAGTCACCCCTACTTGAACCCGCCTGACTCCACACACCCACCGCCGCCCTCCGCTCCACCCAGCCTCCGCTGGCACCAGCGCTGCCAGCCCTCTGATGCCACCAATGGCCTGCTGGTGGCCCTGGTGGGTGGGGGCCTGCCTGCTGGCTTCGTGGGCCCCCTTTCTCGTATGGCTTACCAGGCTTCCAACCTGCCCTCACTGGAGCTGCTCATCTGTCGATGCCTCTTCCACCTCCCTATTGCCCTGCTACTTAAACTGCGTGGCAACCCCCTTCTGGGACCTCCTGACATCCGAGGCCGGGCCTGCTTCTATGCCCTGCTCAACGTCCTCAGCATTGGATGTGCCTACAGTGCGGTTCAGGTGGTTCCCGCTGGCAACGCTGCCACTGTTCGCAAAGGTTCTTCCACCGTCTGCTCCGCCGTCCTCACCCTCTGCCTTGAGAGCCAGGGTCTCAGTGGCTATGACTGGTGTGGACTGTTGGGCAGCATCCTAGGACTAATCATCATTGTGGGACCTGGACTCTGGACACTACAGGAGGGGATCACGGGTGTCTACACTGCCCTGGGCTATGTGCAGGCTTTCATGGGAGGCCTGGCGCTGTCCCTGGGGCTTCTGGTCTATCGTTCTCTGCactttccctcctgcctcccaacaGTGGCCTTCCTATCTGGCTTGGTGGGGCTGCTGGGCTCTGTGCCAGGCCTCTTTGTGCTGCAGACCCCCGTGTTGCCCAGTGACCTCCTGAGTTGGAGTTGTGTGAGGGCAGTGGGGATCCTCGCCTTGGTCTCCTTCACATGTGTGAGCTATGCGGTCACCAAGGCCCACCCTGCCCTGGTGTGCACTGTCCTGCATTCCGAGGTGGTGGTGGCCCTTATACTGCAGTATTATATGCTCCATGAGACTGTGGCACCTTCTGACATCGTGGGGGCAGGGGTTGTGCTGGGCAGCATTGCCATCATCACAGCCCGGAACCTCAGCtgtgagagggaagggaaggtggAGGAGTGA
- the SLC35G6 gene encoding solute carrier family 35 member G6 isoform X1, whose amino-acid sequence MVSAGSHPYLNPPDSTHPPPPSAPPSLRWHQRCQPSDATNGLLVALVGGGLPAGFVGPLSRMAYQASNLPSLELLICRCLFHLPIALLLKLRGNPLLGPPDIRGRACFYALLNVLSIGCAYSAVQVVPAGNAATVRKGSSTVCSAVLTLCLESQGLSGYDWCGLLGSILGLIIIVGPGLWTLQEGITGVYTALGYVQAFMGGLALSLGLLVYRSLHFPSCLPTVAFLSGLVGLLGSVPGLFVLQTPVLPSDLLSWSCVRAVGILALVSFTCVSYAVTKAHPALVCTVLHSEVVVALILQYYMLHETVAPSDIVGAGVVLGSIAIITARNLSCEREGKVEE is encoded by the exons ATGGTGAGT GCTGGCAGTCACCCCTACTTGAACCCGCCTGACTCCACACACCCACCGCCGCCCTCCGCTCCACCCAGCCTCCGCTGGCACCAGCGCTGCCAGCCCTCTGATGCCACCAATGGCCTGCTGGTGGCCCTGGTGGGTGGGGGCCTGCCTGCTGGCTTCGTGGGCCCCCTTTCTCGTATGGCTTACCAGGCTTCCAACCTGCCCTCACTGGAGCTGCTCATCTGTCGATGCCTCTTCCACCTCCCTATTGCCCTGCTACTTAAACTGCGTGGCAACCCCCTTCTGGGACCTCCTGACATCCGAGGCCGGGCCTGCTTCTATGCCCTGCTCAACGTCCTCAGCATTGGATGTGCCTACAGTGCGGTTCAGGTGGTTCCCGCTGGCAACGCTGCCACTGTTCGCAAAGGTTCTTCCACCGTCTGCTCCGCCGTCCTCACCCTCTGCCTTGAGAGCCAGGGTCTCAGTGGCTATGACTGGTGTGGACTGTTGGGCAGCATCCTAGGACTAATCATCATTGTGGGACCTGGACTCTGGACACTACAGGAGGGGATCACGGGTGTCTACACTGCCCTGGGCTATGTGCAGGCTTTCATGGGAGGCCTGGCGCTGTCCCTGGGGCTTCTGGTCTATCGTTCTCTGCactttccctcctgcctcccaacaGTGGCCTTCCTATCTGGCTTGGTGGGGCTGCTGGGCTCTGTGCCAGGCCTCTTTGTGCTGCAGACCCCCGTGTTGCCCAGTGACCTCCTGAGTTGGAGTTGTGTGAGGGCAGTGGGGATCCTCGCCTTGGTCTCCTTCACATGTGTGAGCTATGCGGTCACCAAGGCCCACCCTGCCCTGGTGTGCACTGTCCTGCATTCCGAGGTGGTGGTGGCCCTTATACTGCAGTATTATATGCTCCATGAGACTGTGGCACCTTCTGACATCGTGGGGGCAGGGGTTGTGCTGGGCAGCATTGCCATCATCACAGCCCGGAACCTCAGCtgtgagagggaagggaaggtggAGGAGTGA